In Lolium rigidum isolate FL_2022 chromosome 7, APGP_CSIRO_Lrig_0.1, whole genome shotgun sequence, the DNA window ATTGCAGGTTGATTTACGCTCTACGCGTGTACTGTGCGTGTACACGGTACACACAGGTGTGTCCACCTTGCGTTGCGATCACAAGTCAGCAGGCGGCGTTGGAAGTGCCGGGTCCTCAGCAGCCACCCACCTGTGCCCTGTGGGCTCGTCTAACACTAGCGGTACGTACAGGAGAATTATACTCTCTCTGAGTTGTGTATTTTATTACTGCCACAATTATCACTTTGAAAAGTACTCACAGGAAAGCGAAAGAAAGCCAATATATATGCAATTCTGGTCCTTtgatatctatctatctatctatataacCAAAACCCTCTCGATCGCGAGCAACACATCTTCTTCCCAGTAGTTTCTTCATCAAATCAAAGACCGCTGGCTAGCAGTATTGGCAGAGTTGGTTGACGACGGCCTTGAGTAACAAGCGCGCGGGGCATGAGCCGAATGGGCAGCGGCGGCAAGAATCGGGTGAGCTGGCTGTGGCGGGCGCCGGGACGGGCGCTGTGCCGCGCGCGCGACCTCTACGTGCGGGGCCTCACCAGCTGCGCGGGCCAGTTCCCGGGCGACGCCGCCTTCGGCTACCCGTCCTTCCCCGGCACGCCCAGGTCCTGCAGCAGGTCCGGCGACGACTTCCGCAGCTACTCCGCCTCCCCGTCCTCCTCGTCGCGCTCCTTCGCCGGCGACAGCGACCTGCGGGAGCTCATGCGCGCCGCGTCAGAGAGgcgggcgccgccgccggagccgccggtCGTGCCGAGGAGCCAGAGCGTGGCCATGGGGAAGATCGACGAGGACAGGCCCTGCGACTTCGGCGGTCTCGCCGGCGCCGACGTGGCGTTTGGCAGGAGCCGGAGCTACGCCGTCTCTCGCTTTGGGCAGAGGGGGAGGGCCGCGACTATGCAGGCCGCTTGATCGCTTCTTGCACTTGCACCATGAAGCTCCAATCTGCAGGGCCTGTTAGTTATTACTACTCGTAAGCTTTGTAGCCCTGTTAgttaaggttttttttttttttttgaaatgtgtAGTTAAGGTTGTTCTCGCACCATTTTGTTTGGGATTTGTTCTGGTGTGTTCATGATCAAAAACCATCAAACACAGCAACGTCAATGCCACGTTTTTGTACGTATTTCTTTTTGAATGAAGGTCTGTTTTTCTTCTGTAATTATTACTTCCTCTTATTTTGGCAAGTCAATTTGGCTTGCCAAAACATCTTATCTAGTTTTGACTTGAGGCCGTGCCACGTCTAAAACTACACGCGACTGTCGCGTCCAGTTCTGAATTGATTGATGGATAAACTTCCCGCTAATCAAACTAACTGCACGCGACGATCATGACGTCCCTAAAGATAAGGGATTTGATTATCGATCTCGATCTTGCGCGACATCTCCGACAAGCTCCTCCGTCTCATCCTCCAACTTTTGATCACCTCCCCTCTCTGCCTCGGCCGCGCCGTGGCCACGTGCAAGCGGTGGCGCCGTCTCGTCGCTGACGGCAGATTGTTCCCCTCTTTTGCCGGTGTTAGGCGCCCGCACCCCGTCGCAGGGAGCTACCACAATGACTGGCACCGCCGCGGCCTCGTCTTTGTCCCTTCTTCGTCATCGCCGGTGGACGGCCGCCACTTCTCCCTCAATTTTCTCCTGTTGAGATATGTGTCAAATATGTATATGAGTAGtgctacatttggaattgtaattATTTGGAACTTTACGTGTTGGATTCGAATTCTGTAACCTAACCTAATATATAAAGGCACCAGGAGTGGCCAAAATAGACTAGACGCAAGTTGTAGGTTAGACACAAGATTGATTTTCGGGGACGGTCCGACGTCCGTGGTAGATCTGATGTGTATGTACACCTCGGTGAGCTTGTCTTCGATGGTACCGTGATAGTACCTAGGGAGGAAGCGAGGAGTGCCTGTAAAGTATGGCAAACTGCGTTACCGAATCTCGGTGTCATTTTGTTATGATTGTTTGTCCTCGGTAAATCTCGGTGTTGTTTTCATGTATGCATCTTATATCTAGTTTTGGCTTTTGACTTGAGGCGATGCCACGTTTAACTACACAGGACTATCACGTCCAGTTCTGACTTGGTTGAAGGATGAAATTCGCGCTAATTAAACTAAGTGCACGCGACGATGATCACGTCCCTAAAGATAAGGGATTTGATTATCGATCTCGATATCGCCCGACTCCCATGGTCGCGGAGCCGCTGACAACGACGACCCTGCAAGACGTCTCCGACAAGCTCCTCCGTCTCATTCTCAAACTCCTGACCGTCTTCCCTCTTTGTCTCGTCCATGCTGTGGCCACATGTAAGTGGTGGCACCATCTCGTCGCCGATGACAGATTGCTCGGGTATATGTGTTTTGACGTGGGATGACCCGTAGGCCTTTCTCCTCTATTTATATTCAGCTCATACACGATTACATGGTAGGTTGAGATTTGATCGCCCTTATAAACTTGCGTATCAAGGAATATCTCTACACTACCGATTCTATCCTAGTTTTAACATGCCCCCTCAATCTAAACCACTATGTACAAGGTTTAGATTGTGCTTGAAACGGTCTAACATCAACCGTGTTGATGGCTTTGTGGTTTAGATTGTGCTTGAAACGGTCTAACATCAACCGTGTTGATGGCTTTGTGAAGACATCAGCGAGCTGATCTTCAGAGGAGGTGAAACACATTTGAAGAGCTCCAGATGACACTAGCTCCCGCACAAAGTGAAAATCAATTTCTATGTGTTTTGTGTGGGCATGAAACACCGGATTGGCTGTAAGATATGTGGCGCCAAGGTTATCACACCAGAGAGTCGGTGGCCTTTCTTGCTTTGCGCCTAACTCATGTAAGACTCACTGAATCCATATAGCTTCAGCGCTGCCGTTCACCAATGCCTTATACTCGGCTTCGGTACTCGACCGTGACATGGTGGGTTGCTTCTTGGAGCTTCAAGATATGAGATTACATCCTAGAAATACGGCAAAACCACTTGTTGAGTGCCTATCATCAGAACATCCGGTCCAATCTTCATCTGTGAATACACTGGTGGAGGATGAAGGAAACTTCGTGAAGTTCAGCCCCGTGTCAATGATACCTTTGACATAGCATAGAATACGCTTGACTGCTTCCCAATGAGCATCTGTAGGCTGAGACAAATACTGACAGACTTTGTTTACAACAAAGGCAATGTTTGGTCGAGTCAACATGAGATACTGCAAACCACGAACCATACTTATATAGTGAAAAGCATCATCACCTGAAAGAGTGGTTCCCGTGTCCTTAGAGAGTTTGTTGGTGTGGCAAAGAGGTGTTGATGTCGGATTGCAATTCTCCAAATTTTCACCGTGCAATAGATCAAGAGCATACTTGCCTTGTGTCAATGACATGCCCCATGAATTATAAGAGACCTCAATACAGAGAAAATATTCAAGCCGGCCAAGATCTTTGATTGGGAATGTCTCGGACAGGGAGTGTACTAGTCGATCAACAGCCTGTCGCCTTTGGAGTAGAGCCAACAATAACGATATCATCAACGTGTCCTCTTTAGAGGGAACAAAACCAAGCTGCAGTAATCGCTCGCTCAGCCGAGCATACCAAGCCCGGGGAGATTGTTCAAACCATACAAAGCACGCTGTAGTTTGCACACATGGGACAGCTGGGCGAGATCTTCAAAACCGGGTGGTTGGTGCATGTAAACATCTTCAACAAGAAAGCCATGGAGAAAAGACTGCTCACGTCAATCTGTCGCAAATCCAATTCCGAGAGATGGCAAGGGACAGTACCAAATGAACTGTGGCTGGCTTGACCACTGGACTGGAAGTGTCGCCATAGTCAATACCTTGCTGCTGCGTGAACCCTCGAGCAACCAGCCGCCCCTTATGTTTTTCAATGAAACCATCAGTGTTTAGTTTTGAATATCCACTTGCAACCGACAATATTAGTACTGGGTGGTGGAAGCGCCGATAATTATTCTTCCATAGCTGCATGCCAACCGGGCTCGCGGAGAGCATCACGGTGAGAAGATGGAGCAGCATGGAAAGCACGACGACGTGTATCATATCGGAATGTCTCGTTCGTGTATTCCTTGGGCTTGCGTATGTCCGCCCGAAGCTGTGTGATCATGGGGTGAGCACCTGAAGGAGCAGGTGACATCGATGGAGCCGGTGATGAGGATGGGGGTGCTTTAGTGCGAGTGACAAAGGACGGCGCAGCGCGTGTCGGagtccctgccgcggcagagtaatCGGCAGGAAACCCTGCCGTGGCAGCAGGGTCTGCTGCGGCAGAGAAATCTCCACGGAATCCTGTCGTGGCAGCCGACTCTTCCGTGACTGGAGCTCCTCCCAAGGAAACCTGCACAGGAGACACATTGGCTGGAATAGCCAGGTTAGATGACAGGTAGGATATGTCATATTTGCACACATCACTGGTTGTAGCCGGTTTAGAAGTTGGAAACGAGACTAGACTCGAAGAATAGAGACATCAATGGAGGCACCCAGAGTGGCAAACAGGAACAAAGTCTCGTCGAAACAACATCAGGAGATATGTATATGTGGCCAGCGGAACGATCGAGGCACTTGTAACCTTTGTGAATAGACCTATATCTCAAAAAAACACAAAGTTTAGAACAAAACTCAAGTTTGTGAGAGTTATACTTTTGCAAACTTGGCCAACATGCGCATCCAAACCTACGAAGAAACTCATAGTTCGGTGAGACATGGGGAAGACGTTGGATGGGTGATTCTTTTTGAAGAACAGGTGTAGGCATAAGATTGATCAAATAGCAAGAACTAAGAAAAGCCTCATCCCAATACCACAAGGGTAGAGAGGATTGAGCAAGAAGTGCAAGGCCAGTTTCAACTAGATGACTATGCTTTCTTTTAGCGATACCATTCTGCTCAGTATGAGGACATGACACCATGCGAAATACCTAAACGTTGAAAATGCGTGTAGACAACGAAAATTTTCACCCTAGTCGGATTGAACCGATTTAATTTTGGCATTCAATATGCGCTCAACATGGGTTTGCACGCATAGAAAACATCTTCTACAACAGATTTAAATTTTAGAAGATAGATCCAACCGAAAAGACTATAATCATCGAGCAGGTTGCGCACCAGCCCAGTGCTAGGGTTTTCCGTGGCGGCGGGAGAGGCTGCGGGCGGCAGGAGAAGTCCATCGATGTCGGCGAGAGGGGCGGCATAGATGATATTGGATGGGGGAGGTGCGGCACGGCCGTCCATCGCCGATAGATCGCCTGCGTCGGCGCAAGGAACGTCGAAAGTGTGAACGTGGAACAAGATTCAGCTAGGTGGTTGGCTTTCGTGCGCTTCGTCTCGGGTTGCCACTCGTTGGAGCGAATGCGCAAAATATGCCTCGCTCGATAGGAGTTATCCCGCACGGTCGGTTTTACAGCGCTTGCTAGAGCGCTGATTTATACCTCCCGCACTCGAAAATATAGTTTTTAGTGCGGGGCCTTTTTTGGACGCCAGTTGGAAATGCTCTAAATCTAAATAAGAAAAATTAGCATGAAGTTTCCCTTCCCcatctgatgtgggcattacccttcggggtaactaatgttgcactacctcttgcAGCCTAATCAGGGGgtcatgaaggcactcgatggccaAGTGGGCCGCTACGTCGGTTCCTAAAAAGAATTCTTGAagcacaaggcaagaagacgaagaatacaaggaaagtttagatctaaGGCTCTCTGTAACCTAGtcatacccggacagatctcttgagacctggctcccaatataagggccaagaGAGGCGCTGCCGAGGCACGCACGTAATtatagcaatcatagccaccgcaagtctagggCTAGGTCATTACaaaacttagtctctcgacgagatcacagccgaaaccttcggcaccccattgtaattcgatattttcataatcaagatcagacaggcaggacgtaagggttttacctcatcgagggccccaaacctgggtaaatcgctctccccgcttgtttgataaccgatgtctcgtgtcagcctacaagattctatctaccctaagccccataccgagggcattgccgaggagtaccctcgacaattggcgccgtctatgggaaacctgttggcacaagatccgtcatcggcagattcggccatgtcgtcggcagcttcatcgacaccgccgGCGTCACCACCGGCCCCTTCATCGCCAAGCTCGGGGAATTCGATTCGATTCGGTTCCTTCGAGTTTACCCCGCTCAGCGACTCTTCCCGCTCGACCTTTTCGGATCTGCAAGGAGGCTTGAGCATGACGTTTGAAAGTGTTCATTGCAACATCAAcacggaaggggtccttcggctaCCCGAGCCGTTCGTCCCTAGATCAGCGAGGAAACCGTCTCCATCAGTTGCAGGATCGATCGTGTCCTCATCAATCGATCTATCGGCTGGTTTGACGGACTCGACGAATTCTTCTTCAGCACCGATCACCCAATCGATGTCCTCTCTGTCAGTTGGATCCGATGATTCCATGACGTCCGATAtgacttcgtactactgcttaaacttcaagacatcaacatgatgaagaatgaagaaatgatgtgtgatacgtctccgacgtatcgataatttcttatgttccatgccacattattgatgatatctacatgttttatgcacactttatgtcatattcgtgcattttctggaactaacctattaacaagatgccgaagagccgcttgtcgtttttcgctgtttttggtttcgaaatcctagtaacgaaatattctcggaattggacgaaatcaacgcccgtggtcctattttgccacgaagcttcccgaagaccgaagaggagtcgaagtggggccacgaggtgccgccaccatagggcggcgcggcccagtgccccggccgcgccgacctatggcgtggggccctcgtgtggccccccacgttgcccttccgcctacttaaagcctccgtcgcgaaacccccagtaccgagagccacgatacggaaaaccttccagagacgccgccgccgccaatcccatctcgggggattctggagatctcctccggcaccctgccggagaggggattcatctcccggaggactcttcaccgccatggtcgcctccggagtgatgagtgagtagctcacccctggactatgggtccatagcagtagctagatggttgtcttctcctcattgtgcttcattgttggatcttgtgagctgcctaacatgatcaagatcatctatccgtaatactatatgttgtgtttgtcgggatccgatggatagagaatactatgttatgttaattatcaagttattacctatgtgttgtttatgatcttgcatgctctccattattagtagaggctctggccaagtttttgctcttaactccaagagggagtatttatgctcgatagtgggttcatgcctccattgatacctgggacagtgacagaaagttctaaggttgtgttgtgctgttgccactagggataaaacattgatgctatgtctaaggatgtagttgttgattacattacgcaccatacttaatgcaattgtccgttgctttgcaacttaatactggaaggggttcggatgataacccgaaggtggactttttaggcatagatgcagttggatggcggtctatgtactttgtcgtaatgcccaattaaatctcaccgtacttatcatgacatgtatgtgcattgttatgccctctctatttgtcaattgcccgactgtaatttgttcacccaacatgcttttatcttatgggagagacacctctagtgaactgtggaccccggtccattcttttatactgaaatacaaatctgctgcaatacttgtctacgagtcgttcttctggagttatttgcagttttacctcattgtaaagtaggaggctgtgatgatcttatgtaacagagtcaatgttgtaattctatagacataccttggacccgcatatgtttctgttgtaccactctgagcgatatattactagtggaacggtgtttcattggtgttatatcagacttgcatactacaccatgcagtggtatgctgggtcaccacaaccgcccacggtaccgtaacttgttacggcagtaccgctctggtaccgctccggtaccgcttcgagtccagtaaggtttggaccctgttgcggtacctcgagcggtagtaccgctctgcgtccacgtggaccagatctggggatttcgaactcaaagcggtagtaccgcttaggcgaaaactggacataacggttggatttggaggagcctatttaagggccccttcttccccaactcgttttttatctctcctctctctctcctccattgttgctgagtttaatccttgaggatctccccaaccatccaaccaatcttgcccaaactttgacgagtggtggaggagaccccgatctatagttctaccaagagagatttcaccaatacttgctattccttagtggatcttggtgttggggttcctattgtgggacattggaggaagtgtatccatggaggctagcttggtgttgtactagctccatgggttgttgggagcctccttgtggtgtggagcttgccccaaccttgtgaaggaatcaccgcctcgaccggtgccttagtggagaagggggagcaccttcgtggagctctctcgaggaagaaggtggagccttccttcgtggtgtggccgcctagcctcttgtgtgaggctcgcacctcctcaacgcagacgtactctcttttgtgagaggaactgcgggaaacaaacctcgcctcgtctccgcgccatccggttgtcccgctccttactcttactatcttgtgtgattcctttgcttgttgtacttgttctaggatcattgtaggaacaccaacaccactaaagcaattACCTTCCGCatcgctaaaattgaaaaagactaaaacttgacgtagcaaccattcaccccccctcttgttcgcaacGATCCATTCAGAGGGGGTGTGTGCAATGACTTTTTTTTGTTCGTAGATTCAGGTTGAACTActgattatatcatgcagattaaACTACTGGTTAGTGTAGATTAATTCATTGATAATCCACACACATTTTTATCAGGTTTAGAGGTTTTTCTGTCTAGTTTTTATGTTGTTAGGGATATGGCATAGCAGATGGCTTGCAAGTTGGTGCAGCAGTTTTGCTAATTTCAGTTAATTTTAGAGAACAACGAAAGTAGCAGTTCAAACAAGTGTGCATCAAATGTAGTTTTTGTATTAAAAATGACTTAGGAACAATTCAAACACTTGTGCATCTACTGCCCAAAAATCTTACGAACAATTCAGAACATGCTGCCCTATATTTATTGACAAGAATTTTCGTGTGTTCAGTTACTGGGATTTCAAGAGCATACCTCTGACTGAATAGGATCTTGATTTGGAAGTTGAGTTTCTTGCTGAAGttcttttcctttcttcttctccAGTGATTGCTCCTCTTTTTCCTCCATCATGATGAACATGCttctagatctagatccacaAAGGAGCATGGACTCCGTGGGAGGGGGTTGGTTGAAGTGGTTGGAGTACGTGAAGTCCTTTTCTTGTTGGAGAAGAAGGTCGAAAAGGTGGGATGCACATGCTGGGCTGGGAACTGTTACTGTAGCAGTACATAGGATCTACTCACATATCtgggctttttttttttgctgtacaCTCGGATGAGTTCTTTTCATTGCTTGGGCTTTCTCTGTAGAACCAGACTTCTTTTCCCCTCATTTAACTTTTTGGGCGTTTTGATTCTCACACGGAAAGTTCACTCATTCACAAACGAACGAAATTGACATCGGACTCAAGTCAGCCCAGAACTAATATGTGTCTGTTTAGTTGGACTCAAACAGACAGTTTTGCAAAAACTAAATCATCCTACTATAGTCCAgctgttagggcatgtacaacagtCTTGACGATGGCTGTCTTTAGTGTCCTTCCATGTCAAATACAGACCATCCTACAGACACCTTGTACAACGGATCGTCTGTTTAGAAACCTACAATCACGCACCAAACGGTTGGAGATTAGATCGATCGTGAGAGGAAAAAACGGTCAGTTACAGACACCTCACGTACAACGGGAGAATAGCTATCGTTAAGCCACGATTTTTGCGGCACTAGACGATCGGTAATTCTACAGACGGGCTGCTCCCTCCTCGCTATTCTCTCTCTGCCACTTAGATAAAAATCTGACGTGTTCGACGCTACAGATGGCTGACTGTATACTACTGTACATGCCCTTAGTCGAATTGAAAAACAGCTGTATAGTCACTCCCTTTTTATCTTTTCTTCGACGCCTCAAGCGGCGCAGGTTATTTTTTGAGGGGTGGCAGAACTCGTGGAAGTACCGAATTCCGATGCTGAGCCCATAAAAGAGCCCATCCATCTTTCCACGGGCCTAGCCTGCCCTCCGTGATAAAATCCACGACGCCATACGATACGACCCAGCAACGAAACTTTGCTTGGCAGTTGGCATCGTGTCAGTCTCGACTCGCCGTCTCCCTCCTCCGCCAATCTCTCCGCCCTCGCCTCCgttcgccggcggccgccgcccatGGCCGCCTACCAGCTCAGCGCGCAGCTCCACGGCCACGAGGACGACGTAAGCCCCCCGCCCCCCTCCTGCACTACTCGCCTCGTGTCCCTCGTCGCCTCCGCTCTCCGCTTTGCTTCCCCTGCAAGTATATACGCGATTCGATCCCACCAGGCCGCCCCCGACGAACCTTGGCGGCGGGGATCGTTTCGGTTTGCGGCCGTCCCGATCCGCTAGTTGGACGCTTTCGTTACAAGGGCGGCTCTGGTTCGCGTAATTCGACCTAGCTGGCTAGGTTGCCCTCCCGCGGGTCCAGCTTGCTTGCGCCCTCGGCCCGACGCCTCCCCACACGTTGTAGATTCCAAGTGCCCGCGCGAATCTAGTTATGATGTTGGTATGATGTTGGTAGTGGATTGGTGAAATCTAGGAACCATCGCTTACTTTCCATAATGCTGGAATTGCTAAGCTTATTTCACGAATCTATGTTCATCCAGAATGTCATGTCCTGTTTTCGTGGCCACGGTTTTGTGGTTCCAGTTAGAACCTTCAGCGTCTATAGCATCTAAAATACCAAACATAATACAAATTTGATTAGAAACCTCACCCCTTTATGCATTCCCATGTCTAATAGTCTTGGAAATAAAGAAATTACATGTATGCACTCATCAATTTGTAGGTATCCCTGTGTACTACTAACTGATTATTTTGCTCAAACCGTTAAAATTTGGGCAACGTTATATGTAGACCGCATCTTTATTTTCGAGCCTTGGCTTACGCAAGTACTTAGTTATTCAACAACCAAAGTTTCATCCTTATTATCAAAATCATTCATATTATTATATTTACTACACACTTGGTTCTTGTCTCATGTCCTTACTTTTCAATAGGTTCGGGGCGTCTGTATCTGTGGTGATGTGGGTTTTGCAACCTCGTCAAGGGACAAGACAGTGCGATTCTGGACACAGCACCCAGAAAAGAAGCAAGAATATGTTCTCTCTAAAACCCTTGTAGGACATTCGAGTTTTGTCGGCCCGTTGGTTTGGGTCCCTCCTTCTGATCGCTTTCCTGAAGGAGGGATTGTTTCCGGTGGCATGGATACCCTGGTGCTGCTATGGGATCTGCGTACAGGAGAAGTCGTTCAAACAATGAAGGGGCACAGTTCACAAGTAACTGGTCTTGCTCTAGATGACAATGGTGACATTATATCTTCATCCATGGATTGGTAGGTTTTTTGTACGGGCAGCGTCATACCTGTGCACAACTTGCTTGTACGGCTTCATCATACTTCTGCTTGATTGCATGTTTGTGGTGATTTCATCCTTATGCTGTTTTTGTTGTATATGCTGGAATCACATAACAAGTGCAGATAATGTTTTCATGGGATAGTTGTTTGGAAGATGTCGTAATGTAACATGGACGTAACAATAATATGTATATAGATAACTTGACTATCTTTTCTTTTTGGACAATTTATATTTCTTTCATCTGCACAAGTGCACACATCCTACTTCTGTTTCTCTCTACACCGAGTCCCTG includes these proteins:
- the LOC124679125 gene encoding uncharacterized protein LOC124679125; this encodes MSRMGSGGKNRVSWLWRAPGRALCRARDLYVRGLTSCAGQFPGDAAFGYPSFPGTPRSCSRSGDDFRSYSASPSSSSRSFAGDSDLRELMRAASERRAPPPEPPVVPRSQSVAMGKIDEDRPCDFGGLAGADVAFGRSRSYAVSRFGQRGRAATMQAA